Proteins co-encoded in one Halorussus vallis genomic window:
- a CDS encoding ZIP family metal transporter, which produces MGFVENLALVFVAGLFTAFATGLGAVPFFFVDDFGDRWNVVLWGLASGIMVSASLFGLVNEGLAYADGFPTLMVLGLLAGVVLVEAADWALDAVDIGDGSDGEAAEGGHGHDHAHDDSGGHDHAEHAVEAEAFAEGDLRKLVLILGILTVHSFPEGVAVGVSFAELGFEGGVPILGFSVPLLAVFMTVAISIHNVPEGVAVSIPMQTMNVSRWRMVGAAVFSSLPQPIGAVIAFAFVRWAQAFLPFGFGFAAGAMVYLVLTEFVPEALETGEHLPNGGHLELVAGLAVGVAAMVPLMYV; this is translated from the coding sequence ATGGGATTCGTAGAGAACCTCGCGCTCGTGTTCGTGGCGGGGCTGTTCACCGCGTTCGCCACGGGTCTCGGCGCGGTTCCGTTCTTCTTCGTCGACGACTTCGGCGACCGGTGGAACGTCGTGCTCTGGGGCCTCGCGTCGGGCATCATGGTGTCGGCGTCCCTGTTCGGCCTCGTCAACGAGGGACTGGCCTACGCGGACGGCTTCCCGACGCTCATGGTCCTGGGTCTGCTCGCGGGCGTCGTGTTGGTCGAAGCTGCCGACTGGGCGCTCGACGCCGTCGATATCGGCGACGGGAGCGACGGGGAGGCGGCAGAAGGCGGCCACGGTCACGACCACGCCCACGACGACTCGGGCGGCCACGACCACGCCGAACACGCCGTCGAGGCCGAGGCGTTCGCCGAGGGAGACCTCCGAAAGCTGGTGCTCATCCTCGGCATCCTGACGGTCCACAGTTTCCCGGAGGGCGTCGCGGTCGGCGTCTCGTTCGCCGAGTTGGGCTTCGAGGGCGGCGTCCCGATACTGGGCTTCTCGGTTCCGCTACTGGCCGTCTTCATGACCGTCGCCATCTCCATCCACAACGTCCCGGAGGGCGTCGCCGTCTCCATCCCGATGCAGACGATGAACGTCAGCAGGTGGCGGATGGTCGGCGCGGCGGTGTTCTCCAGCCTCCCCCAGCCCATCGGAGCGGTCATCGCTTTCGCGTTCGTCCGCTGGGCGCAGGCGTTCCTCCCCTTCGGGTTCGGATTCGCCGCGGGCGCGATGGTGTACCTCGTCCTCACGGAGTTCGTCCCGGAGGCGCTGGAAACCGGCGAACACCTGCCCAACGGCGGACATCTGGAACTGGTGGCCGGCCTCGCCGTCGGCGTCGCCGCCATGGTGCCGCT